TGTCTGTCTGCCCCTGTACTTCAGCACGTGCCCGCTCGCTGTCTCGTCCTCCACTTCACGGGCTTTCTCCGTCCTGCTTAGCTCTGTACATTCTTCTGTCGTGTTTCTCATTTCGGTTTTTGCCTTTTTCAATTCCAGTAACGCTCTTTTTAGACCCTCAATTTGTACTTTCAGTGTTGTCATGATTTCTTTAAGCTATTTTTCTACAGTTCCCCTTAGTGCTTTCATTGTACTTACTCTTGTTTTACTATATTTTCCCATTAGTTGGTTAACCCTAGATGTATTTCACTCCCTTTGTCATGTTCATTTGGATGGCAATTGATTCTCTGTTCTGTGTGTCTTACATGTTTCTGTGACTGTATTGAATTTCCCGGGATACCAAGTTTTGAAATTTCCCAGCATTTGGTATGGCTGCATTATTTTCTACAGGAACTCCTAAGCCTTTGACCTTTGCTTACCACTCCTTTCCCTGTCTGTGCTCTCTTCCTGGTTTCACTAGGATTCAAAGGACCCGGGGCTCTATTTTCAACAACTTTCTGTCTCTCCCTAACCCACCACAGCACCCACCATGGTTCATCTGCCCACCAGCAAGCACCACCGCTCAGCACCCACCTTGGTCCATCTGTCCCCAGGGTGTGTAGGACCCCTCTCTGCTCATGACTCCTGTCCTTCCCTGTTGATGCAGCCACATGTTTGGTTGGGAGACCCATACCCTCTGATTTGGCCTGAGGTTTCCTTCCCTGCTGGGGGGGGCGGTATTCCTCAGCATATCCCTCAGCATAAGGACATCTGAGAGAAGCATCTTGGTGCCGTCAGCGGTATACCAAgagtataccatatatactcgtgtataagccgagtttttagcacaaaactggggttcagcttatacatgggtcagtggtaccccagccaggtgtaacatctcgcgggtgattgccgtttatccgctgttcattcaaagcctcactgacactgcaggactttgaatttactcacatctaaccaaccagagctgtcctatgatgtggacagctccaatttgcAGCAGCACCTGTAGTGATTGACTTACGCCAGCAActgactggtaaggatgtgtctgtggctgcgctccgtctctcccctctggtctctgtgttaattcacatcctgcatcgtCTGCCCACATAGACTCCCCCCACTCCTCCGGGCTAAcacgtcaagagcagaagagagcaataacaatattgcaagtagggaattctgtgtttacaaaaagcaagtgagggagtggtggaaaatgaaggctgactcggaacagattccaaaagctaaaaaagctcctcgtggtttaacgtctttttatggggctctagagagtgaattgcataaatgggttaggtatggagtgtcatcaaaatggttactgtgtaacacgcatgggaatctgcatacgtgctctacaaatagctaaggatgacaaatataaagcaccaggcattgaaaaatttgctgcatcagcaggatggtgtaccggcttcatgaataggtttggcctactctgtttgagacaaagaacaaagatctcccagaaattgccacaaaaccTTGAAgacaaaattatgtcattccagtcatttattataaaacaaagaaggatttataattatgacctggcagatattgggaatatggatgaaactgccatggctGTTGattttccaagcaacagaactgtggcaagtttaggagaaaaaaacatttttctcaaaaccacaggaaatgaaaaaaaaaaacactttacagctgttctatcatgtttgactAATGggactaagctgcgtcctgtcattatttttattttttttctgtcattatttttataagaaagactttgactaaaaagatcaatttcccaccaagaattactgtgcgttcacatgttaaaggctggatggatgaagacggaacaaaaaaatgactggaagaaatttggaaccgacaaccaggagcagccttaaagaaaaagccattgttacttgtgtgggatatgttcagagcccacctgtcggatgacataaaaaaattggcaaaatctagtaaggttactttagccgttattccaggtgggcttacattctgtactgcagcctctcgatgtatctttgaataagccttttaaagaccgtgtgcgaaggatgtggcatgaatggatgtcatctagtCAAgctcgactaacaaaaggaggaaatctcatgaagcctgacatagagttaatagcaaagtgggttcgagatgcatgggaagacattccagaagacatggtgcgacgtgccttgcagaaatgtagtattagtgatgctatggatggcagtgaagactgcgctttgtatggaaatgacagcagtgatggtgatgacggcgatctcagtgaggacagcgtctatcatgacctcacaccagccgaagctctgcattgggatacggatgatgatgaggaatccagttttgaaggattttaactcttcacattttagcttggttgctgattgagctcagggaataataCTCTTAAGGTAtacttgttgataccttatttttgttgaacttattttccacttactgtgctgctttactaatgttaaatgacttgtccttttatttatgttttttatttaaaataaatatttaaatacattaccccactgatgtctcaatttttagtaattttattttcatttgttttgattattgaaacttaccaatagtttctgcattttccaccctaggcttatacttgagtcaatcagtttttctggtttcccaggtaataattaggtacctctgcttatacttgggtcggcttatattcgagtatatatggtactttcgGGAGGATGCTGACTGTCTGTGTCTTAGCATACAGCGGCCTTGTCAGCAGAGCTCAGGACTctgctgatggtggtggtggttgtaggtggggatgggggtgggggcaaaacGGACACTGTCCAGGGAGGGATATCCAGGTGGGACAGCCAGAGAGCACAGGGAGGCAGGGcatgtgtggctgtgtgtgtcaCCTCACTGCCTGGCCCTCCTGCAGCTGTTCTCCGCAGGCGTGCAGCCTGAGTTTCCGTGTTGTGGTGGTGCTGCCGCATCCATGCTGGTTTGAGACCAGAAGCTTGGAGTTCTGTCTCCGTCCGTCGGCAGAGTGGTGGAGGCCAGGAAAACGGGCTCCTCATTCCCTTCGCAGGCAATTCTTCACTTACTGTGGTCTGAGTGGCTGGGCAGAGGGGCAGGGATGGTAGAAGGCGCTGGAAAGTCCCCACTgactctctctgctccctcattTAGAGCCCTCCCAGCTGGGCCCTTCCCCGATTTTATTTGCGCGAGATTCCGGAGCAGAGGCCTGCTAATGCTGCCATCTCCCCagactttcctcctctatttttgGTGTATACTCTGTTTTCTGGGGGTGCTTTTTTTGATGGTTGCTAGGTGGACGTATCATCTCACATTTATGGTCGCCTGGTTGATGCTGATGCTAATGGACCTTCAGCCACATACATGGCAACCCTCCTTGCCTGCGTCCTGTCACTCACGGCCTCAGAGGTGAACCTCCTCCTCAGGCGCCATGTAATCTATGTTATCATTATGTGTCACTAGGGATTGTACAGTTACTTTAAAACATGCCTTAGTCAGAGTGCCTGGGTGTGTGCTGGTTTGATTTTGATTTTGCATATTTTTGTATTGACATTACTGCCTTCCCTGGGCGTGTTGTTGCATACACCCTAACTTGGATTCAGggatttgtgtgtttgtgtaataaCTGTCCGGTATCCCTGAGTAGAAAGCTCTCTGAGGGGTTTCTTTAGTGTGAAACTCGAGGATGAGTGGAAGGGTTTGCTGAGTTAATGGTTGTCGGGGCCTGACTAGCATTAAGTCAGTGTTTTTATTCTGAGCTTTAACTGGTTTGGGGGGTGAAAGTGTCTCCTCTCCCCGCCTGGCTCATCtctgctggggtggggtggagcctGACTCTGGCCAGCTTGCCTCTCTGCTCCCAGGTGGAGGAACATGTTGGCCGCATCCGGGAGGAGCTGGACCGGGAGCGCGAGGAGCGCAACTACTTCCAGCTGGAGCGGGACAAGATCCATACATTCTGGGAGATCACGCGGCGGCAGCTGGAGGAGAAGAAGGCCGAGCTGCGTAACAAGGACCGGGAGATGGAAGAGGCAGAGGAGCGGCACCAAGTGGAGATCAAGGTGGGCAGGGGGATGCCCCTGGTGGTGGTCTTCATGCTGGAGCCTGGGGTTTGGTATGAGATCCAGGGGCGTCACCCCTCTGTATGCAGGAGCGGCTCCTCATAACTGAGCGTTTGCAGCCCAGTTCTGTTACAAACACCATGTGAACCGGGGCTGCGCCTCACAGGTAGCCTCCCCAATGTTTCCTCCATGCCACAGGTGCCCTCCGGGTCAGTGTGCAGGTGGGACGGTGTAGGGGGTGtacaggagggggtgctgtgtgcAAGGGGATGGAGCGGTATGAAGGTGTTTACAGGTGTGTGCAGACAGCTGTACGCAGTTGTGCACAGGTGTGCAGGTTCTGCAGATAAAGAAAGAGTATgcaggtgtgtgtgagtgtataggTATATGGAGATGCATGCAGGTGTATAGCAGTATGAGGTGTATGCACAGGTGAATGCAGAGATGTGTACCAATATGCAGGGGTAGCGGAGTGCGCAGGTGTGCAGGCTGTCTAGGTCCATGGAGGAGGTGCCCCGCCCACAGGTCTACAAACAGAAGGTGAAACACCTGCTGTACGAGCACCAGAACAACCTGACCGAGATGAAGGCGGAGGGCACGGTGATCATGAAGCTGGCGCAGAAGGAGCACCACACGCAGGAAGGCGCACTGCGCAAAGACATGCGCACACTGAAGGTGGAGCTGAAGGAGCAGGAGCTGGCCAACGAGGTGGTGGTGAAGAGCCTGCGCCTGGTAGGGACAGTGCAGCTCAGTGCACCGATGCTGTGAGGGGTGGAGTGTTGGAGACACTGGAgggcccctgggggggggggctctgtgcAGATGAACATGTTTGAGGccatcttccaaggtgcctccaaCTACTGAACCTGGAAGCCACTGCCTGTCCCAGTAGCAGCACTTCAGGCCCTTCAGCCCCACCCAGCCCCGTGGGCCCACCCAGGGAGCCAGCGGCCTCCTGATGCTGCCAGGCGTGGAGTCAGGATGCCCATGGGTTGTGGCATGACTCCTGGAAACACTTTCTTATGGGACTTATGTAGAACATGTGCTGGCAGGTGCACAGGGCATCGTAGCCAAGGCCCAAACTGGGTCGCCAAGACCATGTCTCTGCACGCTCCATTGCCTTACtcgccccctcccgcccccccaacCCGCCCAGCCCTGTAGTAGCTCCTTGAACAGGAGCGTCTGAGCACCCAGGTGGGGCGGCCACAGCTAGACCCTCTGCGTGTCCTGCCATCCATCACGTGGTGCCCTGGTCTTTGCAGAAACACTCGGAGGAGATCACCGCCATGCGGAGCGACTTTGAGAGGCAAGTTCGAGGTCAGTTCTCTCCATGCCTTGGGCCTCTGGTGTACAGTGCCAGAGATCCCATCTCCCTCATGCCGCCAGGGCCATGAACTCTAGCAAAACACCCAGCCCTGGAGGGATGGGGTGCCTGGGGGCGGCCTGGGACAGAGCAACATTCCAAGAACGTCTGCTGCTGGGGCCCTGGGCTCCCATCTCCAGACTCCTGCTGGCTCCCACACAGCCTGCCTGGTAGTGCCTCTGGTGACCAGTGGTGCGCATGCACGCCCTGGCCCCCAATGGCCTGTGCATCACAGCTGTGGGTGTGCTGCCTTCCAGAAATCGAGGCCAAATATGACAAGAAGCTGAAGCTGCTGCGGGACGAGATGGACCTGCGCAGGAAGACGGAGACCCACGAGGTGGAGGAGCGCAAGAGCGGGCAGATCCGCATGCTGATGCAGAGGCATGAGGAGGCCTTCAGTGACATCAAGAACTACTACAACGACATCACGCTCAACAACCTGGCCCTCATCAACTCGCTCAAGGTGCGCTGCAGACCTCACTGGGAGAGCCTGGGCACTCTGCAGGTGCCGCCGTGGGCGTGGACACAGCAGCGCTTGGTGGCGGTTTGACGCTTCATGGGGAAGTATGGGGACCACGCAGGGTTTGCTGAATGGGCCTGGCAAGCCTCCCCCACACCCGCCCGATGTGCTGCCTCCCACCCGCAGGAGCAGATGGAAGACATGCGCAAGAAGGAGGACCACCTGGAGAGGGAGATGGCCGAGGTGACCATGCAGAACAAGCGCCTGGCGGACCCCCTGCAGCGGGCACGTGACGACATGAGCGAGATGCAGAGGAAGCTCACGCACTACGAGCGCGACAAGCAGATCTTGACGGTGGGTGTGCgcaggggtgggtgggcgggACACGGCCAGGGGCCTCTGCGCCTCCCCTTGACGCCTCTGCCCTCCCGTCCCACTGCAGTGTACTAAGGCCCGTCTGAAAGTCACGgagaaagagtttaaggaccttCAGTGGGAGCACgaggtgctggagcagcggttCATCCAGGTGGGGGCACAGGGGAGGGGTGAGTCAGCCCTGGTTCCCAAGGCCCCATGACCAGTTCCAGGGGTGCAGGTTCTGCTGCTGTAGTAGGAGAGCCCACTCCTGCACTCCAGGGACTCCCCTCGACCTCTCCCAGCAAGTTTGCCAGGTGGGAGGGAACTTTTGAGCACCTCCAGATGATGGCGACCTCTGGGAAGTGGGGTGCAGGGGTCACAGTGATCTAAAGGTTAGGGGTGAGACAAGGCTGCCCAGTGGTCCTGGCTGAGAGTGTGGGTCCCAGCGCAGGTGCAGCAGGAGCGGGACCGGCTCTACCAGAGGTTCATGGCCGCCATCCAGGAGGTGCAGCAGAAGGCCGGCTTCCAGAACCTTATCCTGGAACGCAAGCTGCAGGCGCTGAGTAGCGCCGTGGAGCAGAAGGAGGCGCAGCTCAACGAGGTCCTGGCTACCTCCAACCTTGACCCCGCCGCCCTGACGGTCGTTTCCCGCAAGCTTGAGGTGGGTGCCCACCATCCCCAGTGAGGCCCTTCCTCCCACAGCAGGTAGTGCAGCACTGACTGGCTTACAGAGCTGAGCCTGCAGTCGGGTACCATCCTGTGAACTGGGCAGGTTCacggagcagatcatcagtttcacaTCCGACACCTCAGACTCATTTTGTTGCGGCAtgcaggtattcctcccatgtgCCATCAGCAGCCTGCTGCCCCCCTGCACAAAGGTGTGTAGGCCTCCTGGCTGCTGTTCAGCCGCCACCAAGTTCAATTCCAGAATGGAAAGGTGACTGAGGTCAGGGctcagggagcagagagcctgaaCACGAGGACAGGAGCCCCTGAGCCTGCGGGGATGTTAACTCGGCATGGGAGAGTGGAAACAAGCAGCTCCTAAGGCACGGGGTCTATACTCTCTTCAAGCCGGGTTGGGGGGGCATACTTTATAGGTGGGGGGTTCCCACAGGatcttttctgtttgctttttaaagGTTTTGCAAATTTCAACTCTTGAGTTGAtagtaaaaaccaaactcattgccacagagctgatgccgactcacagtgaccccacagggcagagtggcCCTACCGCTGAGTTCCCGAGGCTGTCTGTGCACACCTAGGGACAGCTCCAGAGTGTCCTGGGGACAGGGACTCTCTGTCCCCACAGTCGCAGCCCCTCCCTCATGCCCTCCCAGGGGCCCGTGTCCGAGGGGCCCTGTTGTGTGCTCTAAGACAGTGGGGACCCAGTGGTACAGGTGGACCCCTCTGGCTTCTTGCCAATCTTCCCTCCCTAaaagggctgtgtgtgtgaggaCCTGGCCCTCACTTCCTCTGAAGGTTTTAGATCTTCCTGAAGAAGCTGGCTGGTCGAATCAGGGGCACACCAGGGCGCTTCCCAGCATCCATGGGCTCTCTGCCtggcttctgtttgtttttaacacaCTCACCACTGCCCTCGTGGGGCTCTGCCTCAGAGAGGCCCTCTCCATaggctttctaagactgtaaatgtatatgggagcagccagcttcatctcccCCACCCAGAggtattggtgagtttgaactgccaacttgtggttagcaagcctCCCTTGGAGCATCTGTtgggtgtgaaccaccaaccttgctgttaataggcTGCAGCAGGCTTTCCTCCTCATTCGCTCAGTGGCTGCTTCTCTGTCGCTCTTTCCGAAGAACGGACACGTTTCACTGGCTTTCCTGTTCTCACTTCCAAATTTCCACCGGCTTTGATTTGCGGGTCTTGTGTCTGTGCACGGTTTTCGGACAGGGCATTGGCCCCTTGGGGTGGGTGAAGCTGTGCTGGGCAACACTCCATGGGCAGGGTGGGGACTCCCAGGGACAGACCCTGCGGTAGGGATGCACCTGTCCCCTAGGCCTGCACACTCAGACCCAGTGACAAAGTGCTTTTCCCTGGAATTAGAAATGGGAGTGGGCCATGCACTCACCCTCCCTCAGGTCAACTGTGGCTGTGTGTCAGGGTGAGCACTGATGCCAACCTGTCTCCTCCCCCGCAGGACATCTTGGAATCCAAGAACAGCACCATCAAGGACCTTCAGTACGAGCTGGCCCGAGTGTGCAAGGTTTGTAGCTGCCCCCCCAGGCCCGGCACATCTGGCAGAGtcatgccccgcccccccccccccgacccagCACATTTGGCCAGTGTGCTGATCTCAGAAGGTCCCCAGAGACCACCAGCCTTGTCAGGATGAGGACATGGCTCTGAGGGAAGCCGGTCCTGGCCCCAGTCCACCAGGATGGAGTTGCTACCCAGAGCCTGTGGCAGCCAAGGTTCCACTGTCCTTGACTATGTGTCACTGTCAAGAACCTCAGACGGTTCACACCCCAGGGGAGGTGTGGCTCACAGCATCCTCACTCCAGGCCCTGTGCCCTCCGCACGCTCTCcatcctggggctggggctagggggCCTGTACGAGTGTATGAGTGCACATGGGCCCTTTGAGGATGACCGACTCCACGCCCCTTCCCACCAGTGTCCCGCTTCATGCCTCCAGGGCAGACCCCCCAGCTGGAGTTCCTGCCCTGTGCTCTGGGCACGAATCTCTGCCCAGCAGCTGACCACTCGCTCAGTGACCCTGCACCTCTCCTTTAGCCAGCTCCTAGGGCCTCCATGGAGTGCCAGTCTCTGGTCCTCCTGTGTCTGACTTGCTAAAATCCCACAAAGGTCATGCTGTCCCCAGCACAGCTGCCCCCCAGGTCCGGTGACACAGGAGGAACTGCCCGGGTCAGCTTACACTGCTCTTCCTGCAGGCGCACAATGACCTCCTTCGGACCTACGAGGCGAAGCTCCTGGCCTTCGGGATCCCCCTGGACAACGTGGGCTTCAGGCCCTTGGAAACAGCCATCGTTGGGCAGACACTGGGTCAGGGCCCTGCCGGGCTGGTGGCCACCCCTACGTAGCCATTGAAGCCCCGTTGTGGACAGCCCTGATTCACCAAGTGGGTGGGCTGATGTTTTTGAGATTTGTATGGTTAACAATGGAAAGTTTTCCCTTTGATCTGTGTGTCTCCTTGCCTGGCCTTTGTGGGCCTCCTTccctcacacccccccccccccagggacccTCCTCCAGGAGCTCCCATAACCTCTCCCCAACCCATCACCCCATTCCTCACCCCAATGGGAAGGCAGAGGTGCCAGTGGACTTTATTGACACCTGTTGACACTTCAGGTGAGGAGGGGTTGCAGCCCAACCTTCCATGATTCATGGGACCAGCCCCGTGGCAGCCCTTTCGTCCTGGGCGCTAGCTCCCACGGTAGGTGGTGTAGGACCAAGGACTCAGGAGCAGGGGCACGTGGAACTTCTGCGTGTCGTTGGTGACGGTGAAGACCACCTGAGACGAGGGACAGACCCTGAGGGTAGAGCCCCATGCTGTCCCCGACTCCTGGGAGGGCCAGGCTGAGGCAGCAGCTCGCCCAGAGAGAGGGTCCCACAGGGCAAAGACTCACACTGGCTGAGAAAGGGCACTGCTTGGAGGGTGGTTCTCAGCTCCCGTGACCTCAGCCCGTAGGTGTCTGGGTCATAGCAGCTAGTTCCCTCCAAAGCCTGACCCAGGGGCAGGCCCAACACAGGCACGTCCTCGTAAAGCCTAATGAGGCCGAGGACCTATGTACACCTTTGTTTCAGGAGCTCAGAGCAGGTGCCTGCACCCTCCCCATGCCCAGTGTAGAGGGGCTAGCGCCCCTCGGGCAGCTGGGACCCTTACCTCCACGTAAGGGTAGAAGGTCTCTTGCCCGCGCTTCTTCCAGTAGCCTTCCGTGTTGAAGGACAGCTTGTAGGTTCCCCCCTTCATCTGGCCGGGCTCGAGGAGTCCAGGGCAACGGCCGTCTGCATTTGTGTAACTGCAGAGAAGACAGGGCCAGGTGAGGCTCTGTACCCCATCCCCTGACGTAGCTACACAGGGCCCTGGGCCAGGGcacgggggttgggggggaagcGGAGGTGAGCTGATTTGAGAAAAGTCGAAATGCAGAGTCGAAAAGGGCGAGCAAGGTGCACTGCCTCAGACTGGCGTCAAGCAGGTACTTGCCAGGTTCTCTGAGCACAGCGTGAGTTGTTACAAACTAACACAGTGGCTGTGCCACTCTGTACACGCTCTGTACACTGTCTTACTACAGATACTGCGTGTGGCTTTCCAGTGTAGCTTTCCAGTCCACGTGTCCCTAGCATCTGAGCATTTGTGCTTGGGCAAGGTGACCCCATGCCCTGCTGGGCTTCCCCATCATGCATGGGGTGTGAATGGGCCTCCAGACTCTCCTCAGCCCTCAACCGCTCAGCCACGCCCCACTGGACCCAGCTcagggaggagtggagaccccTCCGCTATCCCCCACAGGAACGTACAGTCATTGCACATCCGGGGCACTGACCTTGGTCCCAGGTGAGGCCCTCCCTCCGGCCAGGTCAGCCCCTCACTATCCAGATCCTCAACCAGGCCTCACCCCCCCACAACCAATTCTGGGATCAAGGTCCTGCCAAGGGCCCCTTCCTACCTTTGCCTGAGCTCTGCCCACTGCTGGCCAGACCCTTCCAGCCGGGACAGACGGAGGCTGAGGCCTTGGGCTGGCTTCCCAGATGTGGTGTCCAGCACGTGTGTGGTCACTGGGCTGCTTGGGGTATCCATGCTGTTCCCCTGGGCCAGAGTTGGGCGGAGGGGGAAGCTTGTCAGAATCTTGTGCCTGTGGTCCCCACTTAACCAGGAGACCACAGTTCCAGTTGAATCCTCCTCCCCAACCTGATTCCAAGGGTATTAATACCAGGGGTACCTAAGTGAAGCCTGacaccctcacccccccaccactCCTGTTCTTGCCGCCCACCTGCACGGAAAAGTGCTGGTAGATCTCCTGGGACTCTCACCTTCTGGGTGCCCAGGTGCCCCTGAACCCGCTGCAGCCGGGAGGCAGCCCCTGAGCTCATGGCCTCGGGTCTGTCCACCTGTCCCAGCACCGCCAGGCCAGCCCAGCGGCTGCTCCCCAGTccgacccccaccccgccccgcccggcCCCCTGCCAGGAGTCTCTGTTGGCCACCACACACCTTCGGGTTGTCTGAGGTTCCTCTGGCGGAAGTTAGAGTCACCAGACCGGAGGGTTGGGTAGGGGCGTGGCCGGTCGACCTCCCCACCCCGCCTACCTTCCCTCCCGGGCAGCTGGCCCAGCTCACGTGGGGCAGGGCGGGGCGTACGTGTCGGGCTCCTGCAAGGGTCCCTGGTGAGCCGGGTGAAGTTTGCATTTGGACACTGCCCTgacctgcctcagtttccttcccTGTACCCTGGGTTGTTGAGGGCCGCCCGTGGCATAAAGGGAAGCTTTCTGGGCTGCTTGATCCTCTCTCCCCAAATATTCCTACAGAGCACCCTGCTCCTTACGCCCCCTGCTTGTTGGAGAAGAGCTGCAGCCCACTGGGTTGCCACTGGATCGATTGTTTTTAGGAagtgatcgccaggcctttctttaggAAAGGCACCTGGAGTGTACTTGACCTTCCAGCCTCTGCGCTTGCTGTACACGCCCCCTCCCCAGGGACTCCGGCACGAGTTGTCTCTAAataagcttgtgtgtgtgtgtgtgtgtgtgtgtgttgcatacAGTCTGTACAGGAGGCGGCTGCAAAAAGGTGGTAGAACAATGAAACGGCAAGATCATGGAAGCTTCCCCCCCCCTTTTGCAGCCCCCTCCTGTGTGGAAGCAGAGGGGAGGGGTGTGGGCACCAGCCAAGTACAACAACTTGGCAAACCCTCGTCTTCCCCAAGGGGGTTTCTCTGTGATGAACTCTGGGCAAGGGCTGAGCCCGCTGCTGTCCCCACGCCCAGTCACAAGCGGTCTGCCCACTGCAGAGGGCACTGGGCAGTGGCAGTCAAGGCCCTGTGGTTTGGTGGACATTGCCTGCAGCGTGTCATTGCCACCAATGCATCATGGCGTTGGGTGCAGTGGACTCACCTCAGAGAGGACCGTGATGACCACCCGGGCTGTAGTGCTCAGGCAAAACCCTTAGAAGTCAGTCGCTTGAATGTTCAGGGTGTACTTGGACATGGTCTGTGAGCCGAGCACACGGAGTTTGTGGTGGGCATGGTG
The sequence above is drawn from the Tenrec ecaudatus isolate mTenEca1 chromosome 18, mTenEca1.hap1, whole genome shotgun sequence genome and encodes:
- the LOC142432725 gene encoding 5-hydroxyisourate hydrolase-like; amino-acid sequence: MDTPSSPVTTHVLDTTSGKPAQGLSLRLSRLEGSGQQWAELRQSYTNADGRCPGLLEPGQMKGGTYKLSFNTEGYWKKRGQETFYPYVEVVFTVTNDTQKFHVPLLLSPWSYTTYRGS
- the DRC4 gene encoding dynein regulatory complex subunit 4; amino-acid sequence: MAPKKKGKKGKAKGTPVVDGLAPEDMNKEQVEEHVGRIREELDREREERNYFQLERDKIHTFWEITRRQLEEKKAELRNKDREMEEAEERHQVEIKVYKQKVKHLLYEHQNNLTEMKAEGTVIMKLAQKEHHTQEGALRKDMRTLKVELKEQELANEVVVKSLRLKHSEEITAMRSDFERQVREIEAKYDKKLKLLRDEMDLRRKTETHEVEERKSGQIRMLMQRHEEAFSDIKNYYNDITLNNLALINSLKEQMEDMRKKEDHLEREMAEVTMQNKRLADPLQRARDDMSEMQRKLTHYERDKQILTCTKARLKVTEKEFKDLQWEHEVLEQRFIQVQQERDRLYQRFMAAIQEVQQKAGFQNLILERKLQALSSAVEQKEAQLNEVLATSNLDPAALTVVSRKLEDILESKNSTIKDLQYELARVCKAHNDLLRTYEAKLLAFGIPLDNVGFRPLETAIVGQTLGQGPAGLVATPT